Below is a genomic region from Salmo salar chromosome ssa11, Ssal_v3.1, whole genome shotgun sequence.
GGAAAGGCAGTTTAGACAAATTAGTGCTGCACAATTGAAAAGAAAGCAGtttgctttgttgatttcacctTTTGTTTCATTATCTTGCAGTTGAAAAAATTAAATCAAATGAGGGGAAAATAATTTGTCTTGATTTAGCTTAAGTTTGTTGTTGAGCTGGAAGTGTTTAAAGATGTTAATTTTAGCTTTACTTTGAGTGGACAGTTTAACATTGAAGTTCCAGAGAAACATACAGTTTAGTTCTTTGAAGGATTAGGATGCCACTGTACCCCAGGCCGGCACAGGAGATGCAaatgaagagggggaggagagagagagcataaaaGCATACAATAATTAATATATGCTATTGAGACGTTACTATATTGTGTTGTTTTAATTAAAACCCTGCGTTGTGTTGTACTAAATGATAAAAATCACAGACACACCTGTATGCGAATGTTGAAAAGGGAAGTTCAGCTCAGGTGCATGTGGGTGGACCTGGTCCCCTAATTTCCCCAGTTTCCCCCAGGCTACAGTCTGGGCCCCACCCCTCCAATGCAGGACCCATGTCCTGTTTGTTTAGGCCCGCTcgtcctgctcctctctctgccaTTGGCTGCCTGTGCAGCATTTTGATTTGCTCTGTACCCTCACACCAGGATGCAACCCTAACTGTTTCCTGAGCACAACGGACCCTATTGCCTGGGTTATATAAACACTAATTTGCATGGCACCACAGATTTGTTTACCAACTGTACCAGACAGTGGACAGGCTGTATGTTTCATTCCGCACCTAGACACTGATTTCTGTAACAACCCCACAACATATACTCATACTGCTGTTGTGACCATGTATGGGTGTTGTATTTTTCACCCACTGAAATTCCTTTCCTGCcaatttctctgtgtgtgttaacttGGTGGTTAAACTCAGGTTGAAATCAGTTTTTTTAGGCAAATCTGGaaccctccaaccaggatttccgGAACatcagggaatttattgaaagttcatgGAATGCTGCTACCCTGCAGCATAAAGTGGGAAtttaatatatttttgttagAAATTAGCAAACAGTTGTGGACAGTGGTAGATCTAAAACCTCAAAACCTGATTTAACCCATAGTTGTACTTGGCCAGCTACTTATACAGTATTTGATGACAGATTTTACTAAGAAAGGGTCTGATTTGACTGTAACAGCTTAAATGGCCTAACTGGATTTGGTGTTTGAGGAAGGTGTTGTGTCttcatgaaaagtgcaatatgtaTGTCAACGCAAACCCGTCAGAATGGATGGGTGTGGTACAGTATGGGGACAGGCTGTTTGAGTACtccatcctctgtctgtctgttgtcataCAGTATATCCAATATCATAACACAGAGGGAATACACTTCTTCTTCCCACTTGAAGACCAACAGTGTGACTAACTAGAGATTAAGCTGAATGTGCAGACCTTTGCTTACAGGTGTGAAGAACTGCATCATACATGGGGAAGGCCTAAGCAGTTTGTATATTAGTGATTGAGATTTTGGAAGGATTGGGGGGATTGATCCTCCCTCTCCGCTCTTTAGTGAGCATGATGGCATGCATGGGCAGTCCATTCCTCTGTGTGACATTTGAAAACCTGGTGGACTTGAGATTTGCATGGTTTTCCAGGTATAGATTTGAATTAAGTCTGACACTATCTCTGACTGGTCATGCTAGAGATTTCAGCCCCAGATAACATGAGCTCAGCCTTGCAGAGGACTGCTACAGAGCCagtacagatgcacaatcgagagcatccaggtgggctgtatcaccgcctggtacggcagctgctccgcccataaccgtaaggctctccagagggtagtgaggtctgcacaacgcatcaccgggtgcaaactacctgccctccagaacacctacaccacccgatgtcacaggaaggccaaaaagatcatcaaggacagcaaccacccgagccactgcctgttcaccccgctaacatccagaaggcgaggtcagtacaggtgcatcaaagctggaaccgagagactgaaaaacagcttctatctcaaggccatcagactgttaaacagccatcgctaacattgagtggctgctgccaacatactgactcaactcaagccactttaataatgggaaaattgatgtaatacatttatcacttgccactttatattatttatattagataatgtttacataacctacattactcatctcatatgtatatactgtactctataccatctactgcatcttgccatcttgatgtaatgtatcactagccaccttaaacaatgctgctttacaTGTTTttataccctacaatactcatctcatatgtatatactgtactccataccatctattacatcttgcctatgccgttcggccatcactcatttatatatttttatgtacatattcgtattcattcctttacacttgtgtgtacaaggtagttgttgtggaattggtagattacttgttagatattactgcatggtcggaactagaagcacaagcatttcgctacacttgcattaacacctgctaaccatgtgtatgtgacaaatgcatttgatttgatttgagttggaAGACAGTCTGCATGCAACCTGCGCCATGAGTAAGCGGTCACACATAAAGGCTTACCATGAGCCATCTCATCTGACTAAGCTAACATACTGCTTGTATTTGACCTTTTGACAgttttctttcttcttcttcacaATGTTTGTCAACTTGTCACATGACAGTGAATGTATGATTATGTTAAATATGGGCGGAGTGTGAGTTGTCTTTTCTCCGCAAACCACAATGATTACGAGGATTATAATAAAATCTCACCGTTATTTGGAGAGCATTTGTTCATTCATACCATTGCTTCCTTTTATTTGACATAAGATTCATTTATAACTATAGTTTGAATGGCACACGCACTCTTTGTGAACATATAAAGCTTTTTCTTAAATACATTATGCAACAAAATCATGAGACCTATCTCTCTTCACATTTTACTTTAAAGGCCTCTGTCATAAGTATACAACATCATAATGCACCCAAAAGATGCATATCAGTTGAAATAGATTTTATTCCAAAGGGCTGTTCCTCCTTAAGTGATAGCAAATACTTTATGAAAAGTATTGCTCTTAAATCTTTTTAATGAATTTTAATCTTATTAACACTTTGTTCTAGCTAGCTATTTGTGTAGGTAGCTATCAAGTAAACACAATAATTTCTGCTGGTTAGGTGCTGGCTAGCTGCTGGCTCTGACTGACTTAAAAATGCCTTTTCACTCTCAGGATAAGATTCAATACGATATGTGTAAAGCAAGTTATTGTGTCTGTAGTGGCCATTTTGTGTCATGATGTACCATGATGCTCACCACTAAGGGACATGTTtggtctttctttctctttctttgctATGTTGTTTTGCtaaggcactctttcctcttctTCTCTATCCATTGTTCTCAACCTCGTCACTTCAGGCCATGCTGGCTCTCATGGTGTCTGCGGAGGTCCACCTTGCGTTGGAAGCCCTTGACACAGATCTCACAGCCGAAGGGCTTGAAGCCTGTGTGTTTacgactgtgtgtgatgaggttAGAGCTCTGGCTGAACGCCTTCCCACACACCTGGCATTTGTGGGGCTTCTCACCTAAATAGACACATACAAAGACATGTTTAAACTGTGGCATTATCAAATCTATCAGAATCAAATATCACAGTTTCATTTTGTATTGATGCTCTTGCTGTACATGAAGTATAAAAAGTATGAAAACAGATAACATGTAACGCATGAGGTATATCTGTGCTGTAAAGTCAGTATCAGTGACTGGGAGGAAAGAATCGTGCCATTGTTAAGATTTGTCAAACATTCATTGGAGACGTATTCCACCTGCACAGAGTTCCTTTCACAGAGGCCTTGGCAAAGTAGGAAAACCAGATATGCAAATCAGATGGACATTTGTTTAAGTTCATTTTTCTGATTCATCGGCAGTTATATTACTCTAGGAAACAATTCATGTTAACACCACCAAGAAAGCAGAGAACTACAGTGTGAGGCAATCACTAACGTTGCTTTTTAGTTTTCTGAGAAATTACAATACAATCAAATCACTGGTTGGATCCCTAACTTTGGTGCTCTGTGGATGCTCTTCTCTCCTAACCTGTGTGGATGTAGGTGTGTTTCTTCATGTCCGACTTCTGGTGGAACCTCTTTCCACAGTACTGACAGGGGTAGGGCCTGGTGTCGGAGTGGATGAGTAGAtgggtggagagggtggaggagcgCTTGAATGTCTTTCCACACATCTTGCATTCAAAACTTCTTTCCTTTGTTTAAGGAAACATGTACTTAATTTATCATCTCATCTCAAATATCATTGTCATGAAAGTATGTAGCCTACTTTTCTATGGAAGTATACACATAACTTAGGGCAATTTGGACAATGTGCCAGAGTACACATCTCTGGTTGTCTGTCTTGTCTCCTTAACCATCTCCAACAGGACACTGTGCATTGTGGGTACCTGTGAGTGAACGTTCATGTGTTGCTCCAGACTGACAGCATGGCCAAAGGTTTTCCTGCAGATGCTGCAGCCGAATGGTCTGGTCCCACTGTGGGAGCGTCTGACATGTACCTCCAAACCATGAGGGGTTGAGAACACCTGCCGTGGCAGAGGAGGACAGGGAAGTTATCAACTGACTAGGAGGAGCTTATCATGAAGTCACAATGTCAATGTGTAGTCTTTTAAACAAGTGTTCTGGCAGTCTAATTCTGTATAGGCCCATTAGTTATTGTCAGTTACACAGTGTAAAGAGAAAGCTATGACACCACTCCTGCATATGTACCTTGTCACAGGTGATGCAGTGATACGTTTCCGAGGTGGGGTAGTAGTGTGTGCTGCAGTCCAGAGGTTGCTGGGGCTCAGGGCTGTGGCTGACTTTAGCCCGAAACAGGCTGCTGGAGTGCtgcaggagggagggggggaagcCCATCGGACAAAGGTCATAGGGCACAGGTACAGAGTCCCAGGTGTAGGAGGGCTTGTAGTATGCAGGGAGCTCTGCCATGTTAGCCTCTGAGGGTAGAAGTAATAAGAAAATTGACTCAATGAACACTTCCTCTGAAAAAACCTTTTGAATGATATGTTGTCCCATTTAGTACCAATAaggttctattatattctattcccAATGATTTTTGTCTCTTCACAACATCCCAGCCCAGTTGGAGGGTCTCTCACCTGATAAGTAGTATGGTGGTAGAGCAGGGGTAACAGAGTGTCCTGTTGGGTCAGGGTGAAAGGGGACTGGCCGTTCAGGCTCCTGTTCATTTTTCATGTAAGAATAGGGGTCAGGATGAGTGGGCTGACCCAGTGACTGAGGCCTGACTGGAG
It encodes:
- the LOC106563235 gene encoding zinc finger protein Gfi-1b isoform X3, translating into MAELPAYYKPSYTWDSVPVPYDLCPMGFPPSLLQHSSSLFRAKVSHSPEPQQPLDCSTHYYPTSETYHCITCDKVFSTPHGLEVHVRRSHSGTRPFGCSICRKTFGHAVSLEQHMNVHSQERSFECKMCGKTFKRSSTLSTHLLIHSDTRPYPCQYCGKRFHQKSDMKKHTYIHTGEKPHKCQVCGKAFSQSSNLITHSRKHTGFKPFGCEICVKGFQRKVDLRRHHESQHGLK
- the LOC106563235 gene encoding zinc finger protein Gfi-1b isoform X1: MPRSFLVKNKRCTRVPAFTEPKRPESPVRPQSLGQPTHPDPYSYMKNEQEPERPVPFHPDPTGHSVTPALPPYYLSEANMAELPAYYKPSYTWDSVPVPYDLCPMGFPPSLLQHSSSLFRAKVSHSPEPQQPLDCSTHYYPTSETYHCITCDKVFSTPHGLEVHVRRSHSGTRPFGCSICRKTFGHAVSLEQHMNVHSQERSFECKMCGKTFKRSSTLSTHLLIHSDTRPYPCQYCGKRFHQKSDMKKHTYIHTGEKPHKCQVCGKAFSQSSNLITHSRKHTGFKPFGCEICVKGFQRKVDLRRHHESQHGLK
- the LOC106563235 gene encoding zinc finger protein Gfi-1b isoform X2 is translated as MKNEQEPERPVPFHPDPTGHSVTPALPPYYLSEANMAELPAYYKPSYTWDSVPVPYDLCPMGFPPSLLQHSSSLFRAKVSHSPEPQQPLDCSTHYYPTSETYHCITCDKVFSTPHGLEVHVRRSHSGTRPFGCSICRKTFGHAVSLEQHMNVHSQERSFECKMCGKTFKRSSTLSTHLLIHSDTRPYPCQYCGKRFHQKSDMKKHTYIHTGEKPHKCQVCGKAFSQSSNLITHSRKHTGFKPFGCEICVKGFQRKVDLRRHHESQHGLK